From Anaerolineae bacterium, one genomic window encodes:
- a CDS encoding glycosyltransferase, with protein sequence MPVSLNNVQVSSVLSRFTVKFRQYLNTLSQALPAKEKQLDIIIKILICAAMAGIIAADIIYMEHLGEVREKLMEVSYGLAFMLFALFFLSISILELIWRSYLVWKYRPVFPCSHDKLLSCSVVVPAFNEGRQVYMTLKSLAASNYPSGKFQIIAVDDGSSDDTWNWICKAKQELGRKVTALKLPCNKGKRHALYAGFQHSRGEVLVTVDSDSEVKPETIHNLISPMVKDFRVGAVSGNIRVLNHDKGIIPRMLDVLFVFSFDFIRASQSMVNMVMCTPGALAAYRKDAILPVLQEWLNQTFFGRPSNIGEDRAITNLIIREGYDVLYQRNAVAYTNVPTGYTGLCKMFLRWARSHIRESIAMSGFAFKKFRNDSLTGLRINLILHWLGIILSPFFLFAMIACLYWQPLLLGLCVMVGIIITSTVTGIVYTKHCKNSDALLSYLYGLFVFVSLSWISIYSLATMHHSGWLTRSNSIKKEPSSTIPHRFYFDLDGFDSGKEFPLQRSSHANL encoded by the coding sequence ATGCCAGTGTCTTTAAATAATGTGCAGGTTTCATCGGTTCTTTCACGTTTTACAGTAAAATTCAGGCAATATCTTAATACTCTCAGTCAGGCCCTGCCTGCTAAAGAGAAACAACTTGATATAATTATTAAAATATTGATCTGTGCGGCTATGGCAGGAATTATTGCGGCAGACATAATATATATGGAACATCTTGGCGAAGTCCGCGAAAAATTGATGGAAGTTTCTTATGGACTCGCTTTTATGCTCTTTGCACTGTTCTTTCTTTCAATAAGCATACTTGAATTGATATGGAGATCTTATCTTGTCTGGAAATACAGGCCGGTTTTTCCCTGCTCCCATGATAAACTTCTTTCATGCAGCGTAGTGGTTCCCGCATTCAACGAAGGCAGACAGGTTTACATGACCCTTAAAAGCCTTGCCGCAAGCAATTATCCTTCGGGAAAGTTTCAGATCATCGCTGTTGACGACGGAAGCTCTGACGACACGTGGAATTGGATATGCAAGGCAAAACAGGAGCTTGGAAGGAAAGTCACGGCATTAAAGCTCCCCTGCAATAAAGGGAAAAGGCATGCGCTGTATGCAGGATTTCAGCATAGCAGGGGCGAGGTTCTTGTTACCGTTGACAGCGATTCGGAAGTGAAACCGGAAACTATTCATAATCTCATAAGCCCGATGGTAAAAGACTTCAGGGTCGGGGCTGTTTCCGGAAATATCCGTGTATTAAACCATGATAAAGGCATAATTCCAAGGATGCTGGATGTGTTATTCGTCTTCAGTTTCGATTTCATACGCGCAAGCCAGAGTATGGTAAACATGGTGATGTGCACACCCGGAGCTCTTGCAGCCTACAGGAAGGACGCCATCCTGCCGGTTCTTCAGGAATGGTTGAACCAGACCTTTTTCGGAAGGCCGTCAAATATCGGGGAAGACCGCGCCATAACGAACCTTATCATCAGGGAAGGCTATGATGTTTTATACCAGCGTAATGCAGTGGCATATACCAATGTGCCGACAGGATATACGGGCCTCTGCAAGATGTTCCTCCGCTGGGCACGCAGCCATATACGGGAATCCATAGCAATGTCGGGGTTTGCATTTAAAAAATTCAGAAACGATTCCTTAACGGGGCTGCGCATAAATCTCATTCTGCACTGGTTAGGGATCATCCTGTCTCCGTTCTTCCTGTTTGCGATGATAGCCTGCCTTTACTGGCAGCCTCTATTGTTAGGATTATGTGTTATGGTCGGTATAATAATAACATCAACTGTAACCGGAATAGTATATACGAAACACTGCAAAAACTCGGACGCGCTTTTGTCTTATCTGTACGGATTATTTGTCTTTGTAAGCCTCTCATGGATATCGATTTATTCGCTTGCAACCATGCACCACTCAGGCTGGCTGACCAGAAGCAACAGCATAAAAAAAGAGCCATCATCAACCATTCCGCATAGATTTTATTTTGACTTGGATGGATTCGATTCCGGGAAGGAATTTCCGCTGCAAAGAAGCTCTCATGCAAATCTGTAA
- a CDS encoding LA2681 family HEPN domain-containing protein produces MNEHNITAKIEDLRSRLYDLLEKAPGEAIAAARNLSQADMLDRSAIDGLKACVLVDAGKANNDKEAIEEGVKIFRQILHDHPERLDIRYNLANGLFGLSEMQSSSENNWHLDTWEMRREARWLYGFTAKNSKDSKLATQAMTNIGNLLWRSHRWVEAYDSYIEALKHDQSNGIAAARAAQLLLYYADIGIGDPEILRSIAARHILIFKDSPESILKYGGKRALESFSKLLQTKPAKIKNWDLKALSSYEKFVAENRLALSATIEGLDKSISRWDSLIIGSITEPSVRGPGVPPGFAMFNTMKADYLLARWLAYYAFECKLPESGFYSDTLDNAHYGMDSSLITVAQKSCFDILDKVAIATAEYLGIKGSAKAVNFINQWRIKGKDANQMEWQPEIADKIKKGNQAIIALAELSDDLGEKGYLKVKKSLRNAATHRFIVLHKSEVGKGRNNKHIVHYTLGTLHNELISTLKTVRSALFYLVEMIAIHETLLKSEGKSALPMDVPIYH; encoded by the coding sequence ATGAATGAACATAATATTACAGCTAAGATAGAGGATCTGCGATCCCGACTTTATGACCTGCTTGAAAAGGCTCCTGGTGAAGCAATTGCCGCTGCCCGCAATCTGAGCCAGGCAGACATGTTGGACAGGTCGGCAATTGATGGGTTAAAGGCCTGCGTTCTGGTTGATGCCGGAAAGGCAAACAATGATAAGGAGGCTATAGAAGAGGGGGTTAAGATATTTCGCCAAATACTTCACGACCATCCGGAACGGCTTGATATCAGGTATAATCTGGCCAATGGTCTTTTTGGCCTTTCAGAAATGCAAAGCAGTTCTGAAAACAACTGGCATCTCGACACCTGGGAAATGCGCAGAGAAGCCCGCTGGCTTTATGGATTTACCGCAAAAAATTCAAAAGATTCTAAACTGGCAACGCAGGCCATGACAAATATTGGGAATCTGCTTTGGCGCTCCCATCGCTGGGTTGAGGCTTATGATTCTTATATAGAGGCGCTAAAGCATGATCAGTCAAACGGCATTGCCGCTGCGCGAGCCGCTCAACTGCTTCTTTACTATGCTGATATCGGCATTGGGGATCCTGAAATTCTGAGAAGTATTGCCGCACGACATATACTGATATTTAAAGATTCGCCCGAAAGCATACTAAAATATGGTGGAAAGCGTGCACTTGAGTCGTTTTCAAAACTTCTTCAAACAAAGCCTGCTAAAATCAAAAATTGGGATTTGAAAGCGTTAAGCTCGTATGAAAAATTCGTGGCAGAGAACAGGCTGGCTCTTTCAGCCACAATTGAAGGGCTCGACAAGTCAATTTCACGATGGGATTCACTGATAATCGGCAGTATAACCGAACCTTCTGTCAGGGGGCCTGGCGTTCCGCCTGGCTTTGCAATGTTTAACACAATGAAGGCGGATTATCTGCTGGCGCGCTGGCTTGCTTATTATGCTTTTGAATGTAAACTTCCTGAAAGCGGTTTTTACTCTGATACTCTTGATAATGCACATTATGGCATGGATTCGTCATTGATAACAGTGGCGCAAAAATCCTGTTTTGATATTCTGGACAAGGTAGCAATTGCTACTGCCGAATATCTTGGCATTAAAGGTTCGGCCAAGGCGGTAAACTTTATCAACCAGTGGCGAATAAAAGGAAAAGACGCAAACCAGATGGAATGGCAGCCGGAGATAGCCGATAAGATCAAAAAAGGTAACCAGGCGATTATTGCGCTGGCTGAACTATCAGACGATTTAGGCGAAAAGGGGTATCTGAAAGTCAAGAAATCTCTCAGAAATGCAGCCACTCATCGTTTTATCGTACTGCATAAATCAGAGGTGGGAAAAGGCCGTAATAATAAACATATTGTTCATTATACCCTTGGCACACTTCACAATGAATTAATTTCCACGTTAAAAACAGTGCGTTCCGCACTTTTTTATTTGGTTGAGATGATAGCGATACATGAGACATTATTAAAGAGTGAAGGCAAATCGGCTTTGCCCATGGATGTTCCAATTTATCATTGA
- the tgt gene encoding tRNA guanosine(34) transglycosylase Tgt: MNSKDIGFNLLAVDSCGARKGEFTTSHGKVLTPAFMPVGTAGFVRSITPRDVAETDSEVILANTYHLSLGERLATVKRMGGLHRFMGWNKTILTDSGGFQVFSLPGREINDDGVSFSYKEDGERVFFTPEKSMEIQRDLGADIVMAFDECVEHTASREYIEKSVKRTTGWAERCRKVELKEYQFMFGIIQGGVFPDLRQKSALEITSIPFDGYAIGGVSVGEGFELMKKVVDVTAHFLPEQKPRYLMGVGLPEDILAAVQGGMDMFDCVIPTRYARQGTLFTRTGKIRILDKTYRKDKFPLDTKCGCYTCRTYPRMVLRYLRFLMDPLAETLLTIHNLTFYQDLMKDIRAAIGSNRFEAFREEWLSAYKKNRNKV; encoded by the coding sequence ATGAATTCAAAAGATATAGGCTTTAATCTGCTTGCCGTTGATTCATGCGGCGCAAGAAAAGGAGAATTTACAACATCTCACGGGAAAGTTCTGACGCCTGCCTTTATGCCTGTGGGTACGGCCGGATTTGTGCGCTCAATTACGCCACGGGATGTTGCCGAGACGGATTCCGAGGTTATTCTTGCAAATACATACCATCTCTCTCTCGGAGAAAGGCTTGCCACTGTCAAACGGATGGGCGGACTTCATCGTTTTATGGGCTGGAATAAAACCATTCTCACCGATTCGGGCGGTTTTCAGGTTTTTTCTCTTCCCGGAAGAGAGATAAACGATGACGGAGTTTCATTTTCATATAAGGAGGACGGAGAGCGTGTTTTTTTTACGCCTGAAAAATCAATGGAGATTCAGCGGGACCTCGGAGCCGATATTGTTATGGCTTTTGATGAGTGCGTTGAACACACTGCATCGAGAGAATATATCGAAAAATCAGTCAAACGCACGACCGGATGGGCGGAAAGATGCAGGAAGGTTGAACTGAAGGAATACCAGTTCATGTTCGGGATCATTCAGGGAGGTGTTTTCCCTGATCTAAGGCAGAAAAGCGCCCTTGAAATTACCTCGATCCCTTTTGACGGTTATGCCATAGGCGGGGTCAGTGTCGGAGAGGGCTTTGAACTCATGAAAAAAGTTGTGGATGTCACCGCCCACTTTTTACCAGAACAGAAACCGAGATATTTGATGGGGGTTGGCCTTCCTGAAGACATACTTGCCGCCGTGCAGGGTGGGATGGATATGTTCGACTGTGTAATTCCCACCAGGTACGCTCGCCAGGGAACCCTGTTTACCCGGACGGGGAAAATCAGGATACTTGATAAAACATACAGGAAAGATAAATTTCCGCTTGATACGAAATGCGGTTGTTATACCTGCAGGACATACCCGCGTATGGTTCTTCGCTATCTACGCTTTTTGATGGATCCTCTTGCGGAAACGCTGCTTACTATTCACAACCTGACATTCTACCAGGATCTAATGAAAGATATAAGAGCCGCCATAGGTTCGAACCGGTTTGAGGCATTCAGGGAAGAGTGGCTTAGTGCGTATAAAAAGAACAGGAATAAAGTGTGA